AACCATAGCATCCATGAGTATGAATATCTATATATCCTGGAGCGCAAATATAATTACTATAATCAATAATTTTATATTCTTCATCAATTTTATCTTTCCAAGAAATTATTTTCTCAATTCTTCCCGAAGAGATTAATACGTATACTTTAGATAATTTTTCAATAGGAGTAATCAATTCACCTACTTTAATTGCTATTTTATTCATTTTATAACACTTAATTATCTTTTAATTTACTTATTTTTAAATTTTTTAAACTTTAATTATGTCTCATAAATTTTTTTAAGGGACCATATTTTAAATATTTTTTGATACCAAAATTAATATCTATCACCATAGTTCCAAATATTGTTTATTTATTTTTTAAATTCATTTAAATATTCATTAAGCATTTCAACTTTCTTTAAATATAGTCCATACTTAACTAATCCATTTATTGCTTGAACTGCTTCTTCTGGAGAAGAATAAGATGGAATGCCATATTTATCAAATTTTTGTCTTATATGTAAAGCCATTTCTGTTTCTCCTATATCACATGCAACTATTGGTTTAGAATATTTTTTAGAAACACTTGCTATTCTATCTATAAAATCATCTCCAAGAGCAGGAGTATGATGCAATCCAATAATTATTATTCCATTTATTTCAAAATCTTCGAGAAGAATTTTTGTACAATTTTCATACATTTCAGAAGTTACTGAACCTGTTAAATCTATTGGATTAGAAATTGTTGCAAATTCAGGTATTATTTTATCTTTTTTTAATTCATTAAGTTTATTAATAGTTTCTTCTGAAAATTTTTTGACATTCATTCCTCTTAATTCACATTCATCAGAGGCCATTACACCTGGTCCACCCGCATCAGTAATTATTCCAATGTTTTTCCCTTTCGCAGGAGGTTGTAAAACTAATGCTTTTGCTAAGTTGAAAAATTCATGCATATTTTCTGCTCTTAAAATGCCAACTTGTTTAAATATTCCATCATATATTTTATCTGATCCAGCAAGTGCTCCAGTATGCGATAGAGCTGCTCTTGCTCCAGCTTCTGTTTTACCAGTTTTAATAGCTATGATTGGTTTTTTCTTAGTAACCTTGCTTGCAATTTTTATAAATTCTCTTCCATTAACTATATTTTCAATATACATTAATATCACTCTTGTTTTTTTATCTTCGAAGAAATATTCTAAAATTTCTACTTCATCTACATCAGCTCTATTTCCAAAACTTATGAATCTACTTATTCCTATTTGTTTTCCAGTTAAATAATCTAATGCAGCTACACCAAATGCTCCACTTTGACTTATAAGAGCTATACTTCCAAGCATTGGACGAGGCATTGAAACAACTTCTTTACCATTTGATAAAAGCTTTGTTTCAGGTAAAAATAATGTATCAACTCCAGTGCTTGGATCATATACTCCTAAACAATTTGGTCCAAGGAGTCTTATACCTGCATTTTTCACCATTTCTTTAATTTTTTGCTCAAGTTCATAATTTCCAATTTCACTATAACCTGAA
The Nitrososphaerota archaeon DNA segment above includes these coding regions:
- a CDS encoding CoA-binding protein, whose amino-acid sequence is MNIKNSISQIKNFFEPKTVAIVGASEKIEKAGGIIFRNFIENKKRGLFKGEIYPVNPYEKEILGHKCYPSILNIPDEIDLVVIVIPAQLTLKIVEEAIEKKVKNIIIISSGYSEIGNYELEQKIKEMVKNAGIRLLGPNCLGVYDPSTGVDTLFLPETKLLSNGKEVVSMPRPMLGSIALISQSGAFGVAALDYLTGKQIGISRFISFGNRADVDEVEILEYFFEDKKTRVILMYIENIVNGREFIKIASKVTKKKPIIAIKTGKTEAGARAALSHTGALAGSDKIYDGIFKQVGILRAENMHEFFNLAKALVLQPPAKGKNIGIITDAGGPGVMASDECELRGMNVKKFSEETINKLNELKKDKIIPEFATISNPIDLTGSVTSEMYENCTKILLEDFEINGIIIIGLHHTPALGDDFIDRIASVSKKYSKPIVACDIGETEMALHIRQKFDKYGIPSYSSPEEAVQAINGLVKYGLYLKKVEMLNEYLNEFKK